The DNA window GTCAGATCGACGTAGTCGGTGCCGGCCTCGGCGCACGCACGCACGAGCGGCAGGCCGTACTTCGCGTACGGCCCGACCGTCGTGGCGACGACGTGGGTGGTGGCGGCGAGCTCGGCCAGCGACGCCTCGTCGGTGGCATCGACCCGCAGCAGCGGCCACTCCGCGGCCGCGGGCCCGAGGGCCCGCCGTGTCTTCTCGAGGCGGTCGACCGACCGCCCGGCGAGGCCGATGCGCGTATCGGCCGGCGCGTTGCGCGCGAGGTATTCGGCGACGAGCTTGCCGACGAAGCCCGTCGCGCCGTAGACGACGACGTCGAGGTCCCGGGTGCGTGTGGTCATGGATCCGACCCTACTTGCGGGTAAGGAAAAGTGCGACAGGTGTCACACGACGAGGCGGCGCCGGTCGCGGCGGCGGAGCAGTGCGTATCCGACCCAGGACGCCACCACCACCGCGGCCACGACGGCGCGCACCAGATCGACGGCGTGCTCGGGATACACCACACCCGTGAGGTAGTGCGCGATGAACCCGCTCGACGGCAACTGCGGCTCACCGCCGCGCTCGCGCGCCCAGTTCTCGAGGTGCGTGAGCGGACAGTCGATCCCGATCAGGACCGTGCCGAAACCCCACGCGACGGCGGCGGCGTGCAACCAGATCGTGCGCCGCCTACGCCACGCCAGGAATCCGCCGGCCACGACGTAACCGAGGAACAGCAGATGGACGACCACGGTGGCATCCGCAAGGACCCGATACGGCACCACGAGACCTCCCGCCGCAGGGACGTGAGCACTTCGCCTTCAGGCTACTGCGGTTCCTTGACCACCAGGACCGGTACGTCCACCTCGATCAGCAGCCGTTGGAGCGATCGGTCGAGCAGGAACTTCCCGATGGGCTTCATCCGCCGGCTGCCGACCACCACCAACCCCGCGCCGCACTCCGCGATCAGCTCGACCAGAGCACCGACGCGATCCCCGCTGTGCTCGGCGAC is part of the Rhodococcus sp. SGAir0479 genome and encodes:
- a CDS encoding DUF2784 domain-containing protein, which produces MPYRVLADATVVVHLLFLGYVVAGGFLAWRRRRTIWLHAAAVAWGFGTVLIGIDCPLTHLENWARERGGEPQLPSSGFIAHYLTGVVYPEHAVDLVRAVVAAVVVASWVGYALLRRRDRRRLVV